One genomic segment of Pseudomonas sp. p1(2021b) includes these proteins:
- a CDS encoding helix-turn-helix domain-containing protein, giving the protein MPIIIRLDVVMARNKIRSKDLAEIIGITEANLSLLKNGKIKGFKIETLEKLCRALNCQPGDLLEFSEE; this is encoded by the coding sequence ATGCCGATAATCATCCGCCTCGACGTTGTCATGGCCAGGAACAAGATCCGCTCCAAGGACCTGGCGGAAATCATCGGCATAACGGAAGCGAACCTGTCACTGCTGAAGAACGGCAAGATCAAGGGTTTCAAGATCGAAACCCTGGAGAAGCTGTGCCGCGCGCTGAACTGCCAACCCGGCGACCTGCTGGAGTTCAGCGAGGAATGA